One window from the genome of Bacillus weihaiensis encodes:
- a CDS encoding HAD family hydrolase, translated as MIKAIFFDLDDTLLWDQKSVKRAFEETCEMAHQKYGVAIEELEAAVRKEASDLYATYETYEFTKMIGINPFEGLWGNFLDEEENFVKMKQIVPTYRNEAWTNGLKACGIDDPEFGKFLAMEFPKRRRKNPYVYEESFSVLDELKESYRLLLLTNGSPDLQNTKLDITPELVPYFEQIIISGAFGRGKPDPTIFEHALEKMNLSKDEVIMVGDNLMTDILGASRVGIKSVWINRHHKERNEVEPTYEISHLTELFPILTALNH; from the coding sequence ATGATAAAAGCAATTTTCTTTGATTTAGATGATACGTTATTATGGGATCAAAAAAGTGTAAAAAGAGCGTTTGAAGAAACGTGTGAAATGGCACATCAAAAATATGGTGTAGCGATTGAAGAATTAGAGGCTGCTGTACGGAAAGAAGCAAGCGATCTTTATGCAACTTATGAGACATATGAATTTACTAAAATGATAGGAATAAATCCATTTGAAGGGTTATGGGGGAACTTCCTTGATGAAGAAGAAAACTTTGTGAAAATGAAACAGATTGTACCTACATATCGAAACGAGGCATGGACTAATGGATTAAAAGCATGTGGAATAGATGATCCGGAGTTTGGTAAATTCTTAGCTATGGAGTTCCCTAAACGAAGAAGAAAGAATCCATACGTCTATGAAGAATCCTTTTCTGTATTGGATGAATTAAAAGAATCCTATCGTTTATTGCTTTTAACGAATGGATCACCTGATCTTCAAAATACCAAATTGGATATCACACCCGAACTTGTACCATACTTTGAACAGATTATCATTTCAGGAGCATTTGGTAGAGGAAAGCCAGATCCAACAATCTTTGAGCATGCATTAGAGAAAATGAATCTTTCTAAGGATGAAGTGATTATGGTTGGAGATAATCTTATGACAGATATACTTGGGGCATCAAGAGTAGGGATAAAATCAGTTTGGATTAACCGTCATCATAAGGAAAGAAATGAAGTTGAACCAACCTATGAAATTTCACACTTAACGGAACTTTTTCCAATTTTAACAGCGCTTAATCATTAA
- a CDS encoding MOSC domain-containing protein: MVVGYLKEITRYPVKSMNGQKVHETKIMNYGLYGDRSHAYLDLTREDKFLTITQFPKMAQYRAAFRSADCESRFPVVEITTPEGQQYEWNDPSLLKELEQRCERNIQPIHFEPAHVPFGAIEEEHILIVNEKSVQALENLWGEKIDYVRFRPNLLVSLNDEPYFEETMFGKRVKIGQEVELEILRHCERCMIVNVDPDTGEISHSLLKTVVKERRNHFGVYARVIKTGLIKAGDEVTLLD; the protein is encoded by the coding sequence ATGGTGGTAGGATATTTAAAAGAAATTACAAGATACCCAGTAAAGTCGATGAATGGGCAAAAGGTTCATGAAACGAAAATAATGAATTATGGTCTATACGGTGATCGGAGTCATGCTTATCTGGATTTGACGAGAGAGGACAAATTTCTGACTATCACTCAATTTCCTAAAATGGCACAGTATAGGGCAGCATTTAGATCAGCCGATTGTGAGAGTCGCTTTCCAGTAGTTGAAATTACGACACCTGAAGGGCAACAGTATGAGTGGAACGATCCTTCATTACTTAAAGAGTTAGAACAACGTTGTGAAAGGAATATTCAACCCATTCATTTTGAACCAGCTCATGTTCCCTTTGGAGCAATAGAAGAAGAGCATATATTAATTGTGAATGAAAAATCCGTACAGGCATTAGAGAATTTGTGGGGAGAGAAAATCGATTACGTAAGATTTAGACCTAATTTATTAGTATCCTTAAATGATGAGCCATATTTTGAGGAAACCATGTTTGGGAAAAGGGTGAAAATTGGGCAAGAGGTTGAGTTGGAGATACTGAGACATTGCGAAAGATGTATGATTGTAAATGTGGATCCCGACACAGGTGAGATTTCACATAGTCTTTTAAAGACAGTAGTAAAAGAAAGAAGGAACCATTTTGGGGTGTATGCACGAGTAATAAAAACCGGGTTAATAAAAGCTGGCGATGAAGTCACTTTACTTGATTGA
- a CDS encoding metal-sensitive transcriptional regulator, with amino-acid sequence MEYSDQVKNRVKRIEGQLRGILRMMEETKDCKEVITQLSASRTAIDRTIGVIVSSNLIECVQEANEKGENTEELVKEAVNLLVKSR; translated from the coding sequence ATGGAATATTCAGACCAAGTCAAAAACAGAGTGAAAAGAATTGAAGGACAACTAAGAGGAATCTTAAGAATGATGGAAGAAACAAAAGATTGTAAAGAAGTGATTACCCAACTTTCAGCGTCTAGAACAGCTATAGACCGCACAATTGGTGTCATTGTTAGCTCGAACCTCATTGAATGTGTCCAAGAGGCCAATGAGAAAGGTGAAAATACGGAGGAATTAGTAAAAGAAGCCGTCAATTTATTAGTGAAAAGTAGGTAA